A stretch of Elephas maximus indicus isolate mEleMax1 chromosome 20, mEleMax1 primary haplotype, whole genome shotgun sequence DNA encodes these proteins:
- the LYZL4 gene encoding lysozyme-like protein 4 isoform X2, which yields MPSAVRSLEKMKASVVLSLLSYLVVPSDARVLGRCRVAKKLQEGGLSDFDGYSLENWVCLAYFESKFNPSAVYDNLRGDYTGYGLFQIRNNDWCDHGKNRCHVSCSALLNPDLKKTIECAKKIVQGKDGMGAWPSWTLNCQNSDTLARWLDGCIL from the exons ATGCCCTCAGCTGTGAGGAGCCTTGAGAAGATGAAAGCATCTGTGGTTCTCTCCCTCCTCAGTTACCTGGTGGTGCCAAGTGATGCTCGGGTCTTAGGGCGCTGCAGGGTGGCTAAGAAGCTCCAGGAAGGAGGCCTGAGTGACTTTGAtggctacagccttgaaaact GGGTGTGCCTGGCTTACTTTGAGAGCAAGTTCAACCCCTCAGCTGTCTATGACAACTTGCGTGGTGACTACACTGGCTATGGCCTCTTCCAGATCCGGAACAATGACTGGTGTGACCACGGCAAGAACCGCTGCCACGTGTCATGCTCTG cTCTACTGAATCCAGATTTAAAGAAGACAATTGAATGTGCCAAGAAAATTGTACAAGGAAAAGATGGGATGGGAGCATG GCCTTCCTGGACCCTGAACTGCCAGAACTCCGACACGCTGGCACGGTGGTTGGATGGATGCATTCTGTAG